The region GAGGTTTTTGGGACCACACCTTACGACTATGTGGGGCTATGGCCATGTGAAAAAGTCAATATCAAGGATCTGGGGGCCCAGTTTCTGCCCCCACTGTATTCCCTGGTGTTCATTGTTGGCCTGTTGGGcaatgtggtggtggtggtgatccTCACGAAATACAGGAGGCTCAGAATTATGACCAACATCTACCTGCTCAACTTGGCAATTTCTGACTTGCTCTTTCTAGTCACTCTTCCATTCTGGATTCACTATACTGGATGGAACAAGTGGGTTTTTGGCCATTACATGTGTAAGTTCCTCTCGGGATTTTATTACATGGGCTTGTACAGTGAGATCTTTTTCATCGTCCTGCTGACAATCGACAGGTACCTGGCCATTGTCCATGCTGTTTTTGCCCTTCGGGCCCGGACTGTCACCTTTGGTGTCATAACCAGCATCTTTACCTGGGTCCTGGCAGGGCTAGCAGCCCTCCCTGAATTTGCCTTCCATGAGTTCCAAGAGGAAGATGAGTACTCTGCCTGTAGTCCTCGTTACCCAGAGAACGAAGAAGATACCTGGAAGCGTTTCCATGCTCTGAGAATGAGTATCTTGGGTCTTGCTCTCCCATTACTCATTATGGCTATCTGCTACACAGGAATCATTAAAACTCTGCTGAGATGCCCTAGTAGAAAAAAGTACAAGGCGATCCGGCTCATTTTTGTCATCATggtggtgtttttcatttt is a window of Elephas maximus indicus isolate mEleMax1 chromosome 20, mEleMax1 primary haplotype, whole genome shotgun sequence DNA encoding:
- the CCR3 gene encoding C-C chemokine receptor type 3 — encoded protein: MATSIDESETEVEVFGTTPYDYVGLWPCEKVNIKDLGAQFLPPLYSLVFIVGLLGNVVVVVILTKYRRLRIMTNIYLLNLAISDLLFLVTLPFWIHYTGWNKWVFGHYMCKFLSGFYYMGLYSEIFFIVLLTIDRYLAIVHAVFALRARTVTFGVITSIFTWVLAGLAALPEFAFHEFQEEDEYSACSPRYPENEEDTWKRFHALRMSILGLALPLLIMAICYTGIIKTLLRCPSRKKYKAIRLIFVIMVVFFIFWTPYNLVLLLSAFQVILPENNCEQSKQLDLAMAVTEVVAYTHCCVNPIIYAFVGERFRKYLHHFFYRHVGIYLSKYLPFFPREKLERASSISPSTGEQKLLSEEF